A stretch of the Lactuca sativa cultivar Salinas chromosome 9, Lsat_Salinas_v11, whole genome shotgun sequence genome encodes the following:
- the LOC111883730 gene encoding AP-2 complex subunit alpha-2, with protein sequence MVKVSAYLLGEYSHLLARRPGCSPKDIFVIIHEKLPTVSTPTISILLSTYAKILMHSQPPDPELQNQIWAIFSKYETCIDTEIQQRAVQLFIFNSTLAKILNF encoded by the exons ATGGTGAAG GTTAGCGCTTATCTGCTTGGAGAATACAGCCATCTTTTGGCCAGACGACCTGGGTGTAGCCCAAAGGACATTTTTGTCATTATACATGAGAAGCTTCCTACTGTATC GACTCCAACAATATCCATTCTTCTCTCAACATACGCAAAGATTTTGATGCACTCTCAACCACCAGATCCCGAATTACAAAACCAGATCTGGGCAATATTCAGCAA ATATGAAACATGCATTGATACTGAGATACAACAAAGAGCTGTACAACTATTCATTTTCAATAGCacacttgcaaaaattttaaacttttaa